The following coding sequences are from one Triticum aestivum cultivar Chinese Spring chromosome 5A, IWGSC CS RefSeq v2.1, whole genome shotgun sequence window:
- the LOC123105997 gene encoding xyloglucan endotransglucosylase/hydrolase protein 31, protein MASECEVTPDDQHEHLRPEGTEPLERIAVDYTPDACHHAPASGEIHVTYDHRGGARWRSRGRFLPGCAVAAAVRAPAGDTAGLNYNLYLSSLEGSSDMDEIDFEFLGNDKRAVQTNLFVAGGGGREMVHQLPFDSSDGFHHYAVAWSAEAVEWRVDGEVIRREERREGEPWPEKPMYLYASLWDASDVDEGRWTGTYHGRDAPYVCSYRDVRVPVVGEEEECQDDANAGDEAGAAGEEEVDAEAGKD, encoded by the coding sequence ATGGCGTCGGAGTGCGAGGTCACGCCGGACGACCAGCACGAGCACCTGCGCCCTGAGGGCACGGAGCCGCTGGAGCGCATCGCCGTGGACTACACGCCGGACGCCTGCCACCACGCGCCGGCGTCCGGCGAGATCCACGTCACCTACGACCACCGCGGCGGGGCGCGCTGGCGGTCGCGCGGCCGCTTCCTGCCGGGCTGCGCCGTGGCCGCCGCGGTCCGCGCCCCCGCCGGAGACACCGCGGGGCTCAACTACAACCTCTACCTGTCGTCGCTGGAGGGCTCCAGCGACATGGACGAGATCGACTTCGAGTTCCTCGGCAACGACAAGCGCGCCGTGCAGACCAACTTGTTCGTGGCGGGGGGCGGCGGCAGGGAGATGGTCCACCAACTCCCCTTCGACTCCTCGGACGGGTTCCACCACTACGCCGTCGCGTGGAGCGCCGAGGCCGTGGAGTGGCGCGTCGACGGGGAGGTGATCCGGCGGGAGGAGCGGCGCGAGGGGGAGCCGTGGCCGGAGAAGCCCATGTACCTGTACGCCTCCTTGTGGGACGCGAGCGACGTCGACGAGGGGAGGTGGACCGGCACGTACCATGGCCGCGACGCGCCCTACGTCTGCAGCTACAGAGACGTCAGGGTGCCCGTTGTGGGAGAGGAAGAAGAATGTCAGGATGATGCGAACGCCGGAGATGAGGCCGGTGCtgcgggggaggaggaggttgatGCCGAAGCTGGTAAAGATTAG
- the LOC123105998 gene encoding riboflavin biosynthesis protein PYRD, chloroplastic: protein SFSVFGPTCQNTPESFFLLCCGSAGRVRSGEEGNRVSFLCAPRRAAPHRRARCRATPPAKLRRAPPRRHRSRAGIPYPPRTARRRLPVSGRRGLSSSARRRDLAGVASQAGHANRDSCTQAVEAAYRESKSQARRPHISLDWLASSLRSDMISSSLFSRPRLAPRPASAAASPCRARLAVGSGGARGLAAGVRCQAQAGDMDAHYMRRCVKLAWTAAGHTSPNPMVGCVIVSEGQVVGEGFHPKAGQPHAEVFALRDAGHLAENATAYVSLEPCNHYGRTPPCTEALIKAKVKEVVVGMTDPNPIVASKGIEKLRNAGIDVRVGVEEALCLRLNEAYIHRMLTGKAFATLRTTLSMNGTVINQIGSGADQPGGYYSQLAKEYDGVIISSDMAKATTLPISCEAGAKQPLYIIIAQGEGSKVHIPFLNEESASNAIVLADSPVAVEPSGVSVSVLDQMNLESILRLLADRGLCSVLVDFRDAGGVLVPLLSKFQEDKLVQKVVVELSPVWVVSPGPSDLAFGGSQSFPLKNVEHKEVNGTLLLEGYL from the exons tcattttccgtctttgggcccacctgtcaaaaTACCCCCGAGTCATTTTTTCTCCTATGCTGCGGTTCGGCCGGTCGGGTGCGCTCGGGTGAGGAAGGGAACAGAGTCTCCTTCCTCtgcgcgccgcgccgcgccgcccctcaccgTCGAGCCCGCTGCCGCGCGACTCCTCCTGCCAAGCTGCGCCGCGCCCCTCCCCGTCGGCATCGGAGCCGCGCCGGGATTCCTTATCCCCCCAGGACCGCGCGACGCCGCCTCCCcgtctccggccgccgcggcctgAGCAGCTCCGCGCGGCGGCGAGACCTCGCCGGTGTTGCCTCGCAAGCCGGCCACGCCAACCGCGACAGCTGCACGCAGGCAGTCGAGGCAGCTTACAGGGAATCCAAAAGCCAGGCTCGGCGCCCCCACATCTCGCTGGATTGGCTGGCCTCCTCTCTTCGGTCTGACATGATCTCCTCCTCGCTCTTCTCGCGCCCCCGCCTCGCCCCGCGCCCCGCATCCGCCGCGGCCTCCCCCTGCCGCGCCCGCCTCGcggtcggcagcggcggcgcgcgcgggctcGCGGCCGGCGTGCGGTGCCAGGCGCAGGCGGGGGACATGGACGCGCACTACATGCGGCGGTGCGTCAAGCTGGCGTGGACGGCAGCCGGGCACACCAGCCCCAACCCCATGGTGGGCTGCGTCATCGTCAGCGAAGGCCAAGTCGTCGGCGAGGGATTCCACCCCAAAGCCGGGCAGCCCCACGCCGAG GTATTTGCTTTGAGGGACGCAGGGCATTTAGCAGAGAATGCAACAGCTTATGTGAGTCTGGAGCCCTGCAACCACTACGGGAGAACCCCTCCCTGCACTGAAGCACTCATCAAAGCCAAAGTTAAGGAGGTTGTGGTGGGGATGACTGACCCAAATCCTATTGTAGCATCCAAAGGGATTGAAAAACTCAGAAATGCCGGCATAGATGTAAGGGTTGGCGTGGAGGAAGCATTATGTCTCAGATTAAATGAGGCTTACATTCACCGTATGCTTACTGGGAAGGCCTTTGCAACTTTGAG AACTACACTCTCGATGAACGGAACTGTCATAAATCAAATTGGGAGCGGAGCTGATCAACCAGGAGGATACTACTCGCAACTAGCGAAAGAATACGACGGAGTTATAATTTCAAGCGACATGGCCAAGGCGACTACCTTACCAATATCATGCGAGGCTGGCGCAAAGCAGCCTCTTTACATCATCATAGCGCAGGGAGAAGGTTCCAAAGTACACATCCCGTTTCTCAATGAAGAGTCTGCATCTAACGCCATAGTCCTGGCTGATAGTCCCGTCGCCGTGGAGCCATCGGGAGTCAGCGTCTCGGTCCTCGACCAGATGAACCTAGAGTCCATCCTCCGACTTCTCGCGGATCGAGGGTTGTGCAGTGTGCTGGTTGATTTCCGAGATGCCGGAGGCGTCCTGGTGCCGCTGCTGAGCAAGTTTCAAGAGGACAAGCTGGTGCAGAAGGTTGTTGTGGAGCTCTCACCTGTCTGGGTGGTGAGCCCAGGGCCGAGCGACCTGGCGTTTGGTGGCAGCCAGTCGTTTCCACTCAAGAACGTGGAGCACAAGGAGGTGAATGGAACTTTGCTGCTTGAGGGATATTTGTAG